In one Roseburia intestinalis L1-82 genomic region, the following are encoded:
- a CDS encoding DUF6040 family protein, with translation MRNEKEKLRSANVTIGECQDKIRCLTQQRDYARTHQKIVEIPVEKPVLYEKCEACDRTDYQNAKAKYETQKERLAGQYKAKTVMFQTTLFLLAWYSLTTTLFQAVQSDVLLSDCKSFFHDAASFIQTFIGWTIEVGQSVAQISTKIPNPFIAGMVYWILLILIVGICVAGTGILAILIEIKVIELYREKCWDVITLLMILTSAAVIIYFGEAIKKALSVNLLLLFVLLQGAYVGLRCYLESYLEKRNY, from the coding sequence TTGCGGAACGAGAAAGAGAAGCTGCGAAGCGCAAACGTCACGATAGGGGAATGTCAAGATAAAATACGATGCTTAACACAACAACGGGATTATGCCCGGACACATCAGAAAATCGTAGAGATACCGGTAGAAAAGCCGGTACTCTATGAAAAATGTGAAGCCTGTGACCGGACAGACTATCAGAATGCAAAAGCAAAATACGAAACACAAAAAGAGCGACTTGCAGGACAATATAAAGCAAAAACGGTAATGTTCCAAACAACCTTGTTCCTTCTTGCATGGTATTCGCTGACAACCACTCTTTTTCAGGCAGTACAGTCAGATGTGCTCCTTTCCGATTGCAAATCATTCTTCCATGATGCAGCGTCATTCATACAAACTTTTATCGGTTGGACGATTGAGGTCGGGCAATCTGTGGCACAGATTAGCACAAAAATTCCAAATCCTTTTATAGCCGGAATGGTATATTGGATATTGCTAATATTGATTGTAGGAATATGTGTGGCAGGAACAGGGATACTGGCGATACTGATAGAAATAAAGGTTATAGAATTATATAGGGAAAAGTGTTGGGATGTCATTACTCTACTGATGATACTGACAAGTGCTGCTGTCATCATTTATTTTGGAGAAGCAATCAAAAAAGCACTGTCAGTAAATCTTCTATTGCTTTTTGTACTTTTGCAGGGCGCATATGTTGGACTTAGGTGTTATTTAGAATCGTACCTTGAGAAAAGAAACTATTAA
- a CDS encoding response regulator transcription factor, producing MKEKILIIEDDFTIQTQLKTLLSGNGYEVFAVTDFSKTIEQLKEAAPHLVILDIKLPGNNGFEICSGIRTFSDIPIVFVTSSNTDMDELNSIMLGGDAFITKPYNPAILLAKIAALLKKAYRSPQTEIYMWREATLHLESSMIEYKGQKAELTKNELKILYYLFKNSGKICSRNDIVDFLWDNQLYVDDNALSVNITRIRDKLAAIGLVDFIKTKHRQGYTL from the coding sequence ATGAAGGAAAAAATACTAATCATTGAAGATGATTTTACGATACAAACACAGCTTAAAACTCTTTTGTCTGGGAATGGATATGAAGTATTTGCAGTTACGGATTTTTCCAAAACAATAGAGCAGTTAAAAGAAGCTGCGCCACATCTGGTTATTCTGGATATAAAACTTCCGGGGAATAACGGTTTTGAAATATGCTCGGGGATTCGCACCTTTTCAGATATTCCGATTGTATTTGTAACAAGCAGCAATACAGATATGGACGAACTGAACAGCATTATGCTGGGTGGAGATGCGTTTATCACAAAGCCTTATAATCCCGCTATTCTTCTTGCTAAAATTGCTGCATTGTTAAAGAAAGCCTACCGTTCCCCTCAAACAGAAATTTATATGTGGAGAGAAGCTACCCTGCATTTGGAGAGTAGCATGATAGAGTACAAAGGACAGAAAGCAGAATTGACAAAGAATGAATTGAAAATCCTCTACTACCTTTTTAAGAACTCCGGAAAAATCTGTTCCAGAAATGATATTGTGGATTTTCTTTGGGACAATCAGCTTTATGTTGATGATAACGCCCTAAGTGTCAATATTACCCGTATTCGCGACAAACTGGCAGCAATCGGACTTGTAGATTTCATTAAAACAAAACACAGGCAAGGATATACATTATGA
- a CDS encoding sensor histidine kinase, with translation MSGKQYLKNQLPVILINLLGMLVLALFLIASDNPIQTVLFIFAVWSIVLVLSLLAFYFSRKKYLNKLLNMTEQLEERYLLPEIMQVPERADEQVFYQIMKMAEKSMLERIGEVQRERREYKEYIEQWIHEVKTPITAMKLLCENNRSPFSREVLAELENINQYTEQALYYARSEHAEKDYSVREVNLCDVVHSAIADNKYLLRQSNMSIQIDDIETKVYTDEKWVRFILNQIIGNAIKYHAEQPILHFGATKTNDKIVLSISDNGIGIPKSDLPRIFEKGFTGQNGRTGKNSTGIGLYLCKRLCDKLGIGLTAYSENRGTTISLIFQMNDFIIGVQG, from the coding sequence ATGAGTGGAAAACAATATTTGAAAAATCAACTCCCCGTTATTTTAATCAATCTGCTGGGTATGCTTGTCCTTGCTTTGTTCCTGATTGCAAGCGATAATCCTATCCAAACAGTCCTGTTTATTTTTGCAGTCTGGTCGATTGTCCTTGTTTTATCTTTGCTGGCATTTTATTTCTCACGAAAAAAATATCTGAATAAATTGCTCAATATGACGGAGCAATTAGAAGAACGATATTTATTGCCGGAAATCATGCAAGTGCCGGAAAGGGCTGATGAACAGGTTTTTTACCAGATTATGAAAATGGCTGAAAAATCTATGTTGGAACGGATTGGCGAAGTACAGAGGGAACGCAGGGAATATAAAGAATACATTGAACAATGGATACACGAAGTAAAAACACCAATTACAGCGATGAAGCTGCTGTGTGAGAATAACCGTTCTCCCTTTTCCAGAGAGGTATTGGCAGAGTTAGAGAATATCAACCAATATACAGAACAGGCACTTTACTATGCCCGGAGTGAACACGCTGAAAAAGACTATTCTGTCCGTGAAGTCAATTTATGCGATGTTGTGCATAGTGCAATCGCAGATAATAAGTATCTTTTGCGTCAAAGCAATATGTCAATTCAGATAGACGATATAGAAACAAAAGTTTATACCGATGAAAAATGGGTGCGGTTCATCTTAAATCAGATTATCGGTAATGCAATCAAATACCATGCAGAGCAGCCTATTTTGCACTTTGGGGCAACAAAAACGAATGACAAGATTGTGCTATCTATCAGCGATAATGGGATAGGTATTCCTAAAAGTGATTTACCCCGTATTTTTGAAAAAGGATTTACAGGTCAGAATGGGCGAACCGGGAAAAATTCTACTGGAATTGGCTTATATCTTTGCAAGCGTCTATGTGATAAACTGGGAATAGGGCTTACTGCTTATTCCGAAAACAGAGGAACAACGATTTCACTTATCTTTCAAATGAATGATTTTATTATCGGAGTGCAGGGCTGA
- a CDS encoding ABC transporter ATP-binding protein, whose translation MNTILKLEHIQKYYGNEGNITKAIKDISFSVEAGEFLGIMGASGSGKTTLLNCISTIDTVSAGHIFLDGTDITEIKPKSLARFRRENLGFIFQDFNLLDTLTISENIALALAINKVPAGSVESRILDIAGKLNISDILNKYPYQVSGGQKQRCACARAIINNPKLLLADEPTGALDSHSSQMLLSTIQSINEQLRATILMVTHDAFTASYANRILFLKDGEIFMELRKGNDSRSAFFDKILNVLTMIGGGQSHVC comes from the coding sequence ATGAATACGATTTTGAAACTGGAACATATCCAGAAATATTATGGCAATGAAGGGAATATTACCAAAGCCATTAAAGACATTAGCTTTTCTGTGGAAGCTGGGGAATTTCTCGGAATTATGGGTGCGTCCGGTTCTGGAAAGACAACGCTGCTCAACTGTATTTCTACGATTGATACCGTAAGTGCAGGGCATATTTTTTTAGATGGAACAGATATAACGGAAATCAAACCAAAATCCCTTGCCCGTTTTCGCAGGGAGAATTTAGGGTTTATATTTCAAGACTTCAATTTGCTGGACACATTGACGATTTCAGAAAATATTGCACTGGCATTAGCAATCAACAAAGTCCCTGCCGGGAGCGTAGAATCCCGCATTTTGGATATAGCCGGAAAGCTGAATATCAGCGATATTCTAAACAAATATCCTTATCAGGTATCCGGCGGACAAAAACAGCGTTGTGCTTGTGCAAGAGCAATTATCAACAACCCGAAGCTCTTACTGGCAGATGAGCCGACAGGGGCATTAGACAGCCATTCCTCACAAATGTTGCTGTCTACCATTCAAAGTATCAATGAACAGCTTAGGGCGACAATTCTTATGGTAACTCATGACGCTTTTACCGCCAGCTATGCCAACCGTATTCTTTTTTTGAAAGACGGAGAAATCTTTATGGAACTGCGCAAGGGCAACGACAGCAGAAGTGCTTTTTTTGATAAAATTCTGAATGTCCTTACCATGATCGGAGGGGGACAAAGCCATGTATGCTAA
- a CDS encoding FtsX-like permease family protein: MYAKLVFRNAKRSVKDYLVYIVTMTICVTLFYAFLSISSSYYSPDIGSEYDFTLLSDGMKIAICMITLLLLFLIRFVNHYMLRRKQKEFAVQSIMGMEQKTIGRIFFAETLIMGMFSILIGIFCGVFCSQFITAMLLTAYGEPYEISWTLFPDTVLLTVIFFVVSFFVVGVFNTRTIKKTKIIDMLSAEKENEPELKKSRFIPVVVILFLMFTLWELFSGIQNVRFYYDSRFVFPVKIMYWGNILLPVVTLGWAALWMLKKKKIAFQKLIDGLLICSVLHAFLAASVPALTNQYYLPLHGGILNQYLVFVLIDLLFFICALIYLASSLIVAWKVKSPEHRYKGENLFFFGQIISKLNTTSKTMTLICITLVLAIFMFIAAPILTGWASGYLDMRSMYDVQVYSRYNDVYEEENLPQDSYEIITEFLTEHKIDTVYDCTFNLYLPEKDDFHNRQKYDFPIVAISLSDYNTIREMLGYEQISLEEDEFTTQWKAIATEEERDSFLKEHTSIMTDAGELTLSGQSYYEDPIGETAYNSYTNVLYVLPDNICEKLLPVIKNRYITTTENISYENARKLEKLFTEKYPEQAETGAIYGVRFSTLQINSSIANNFILQTAMIYGAVVLMVICLTVLSLQQLLDAGQYKYRFSVLRKLGAEEKHIGKLILQQLSVWFGLPIITAIIVAAVVIAYFIQTISAEISAYIGFSTLMLQIGATMGILVILLICYFISTWIIFRRSVNP, from the coding sequence ATGTATGCTAAACTTGTTTTCAGAAATGCAAAACGGTCTGTAAAAGACTATCTGGTCTACATTGTCACAATGACAATCTGTGTTACCTTGTTTTATGCGTTCTTGTCTATTTCCAGTAGTTATTATAGCCCGGATATAGGCAGCGAGTATGATTTTACTCTGTTAAGTGACGGAATGAAAATTGCAATCTGCATGATAACATTGCTGTTGTTATTTTTGATACGGTTCGTCAATCATTATATGCTAAGACGAAAGCAAAAAGAGTTTGCTGTCCAGTCCATTATGGGAATGGAACAAAAAACTATTGGCAGGATTTTCTTTGCAGAAACACTGATTATGGGTATGTTTTCCATTTTGATTGGTATTTTTTGCGGTGTATTTTGCTCTCAATTCATTACCGCAATGCTCCTTACTGCTTATGGAGAGCCTTATGAAATCTCATGGACATTGTTCCCGGACACCGTTTTGCTGACAGTGATATTTTTTGTGGTAAGTTTTTTTGTGGTAGGAGTTTTCAATACACGCACAATCAAAAAAACAAAAATTATTGATATGCTTTCCGCAGAGAAAGAAAATGAGCCAGAATTGAAAAAGAGCCGATTCATTCCTGTCGTAGTAATTCTGTTTTTAATGTTTACTTTATGGGAATTGTTTTCAGGAATACAAAATGTCCGATTTTATTATGACTCCCGCTTTGTTTTCCCGGTGAAAATCATGTATTGGGGAAATATTTTGCTCCCTGTTGTTACATTAGGCTGGGCGGCATTATGGATGTTGAAAAAGAAAAAAATTGCTTTTCAAAAGTTGATTGATGGGCTGCTTATTTGTTCTGTATTGCACGCCTTTTTAGCAGCAAGCGTACCTGCTCTTACCAATCAATACTATTTGCCTTTACATGGTGGAATACTGAATCAATATCTGGTATTTGTATTGATTGATTTGCTCTTCTTTATTTGTGCATTGATTTATCTTGCCAGCAGCTTGATTGTAGCATGGAAAGTAAAATCGCCGGAACATAGATACAAGGGAGAAAACCTGTTCTTTTTCGGGCAAATTATATCAAAACTAAATACAACCAGCAAAACAATGACGCTGATTTGTATAACCCTTGTCCTTGCAATCTTCATGTTTATTGCCGCCCCTATTTTGACGGGCTGGGCTTCAGGTTATTTGGATATGCGCTCTATGTATGATGTGCAGGTATATTCAAGATATAATGACGTATATGAAGAAGAAAATCTGCCGCAAGACAGTTATGAAATCATTACTGAGTTTCTGACAGAACACAAAATAGATACAGTTTATGATTGCACGTTCAATCTATATCTGCCAGAGAAAGACGATTTTCACAACAGACAGAAATATGATTTTCCGATTGTAGCAATTTCTTTGAGTGATTATAACACTATACGGGAAATGCTGGGTTACGAACAGATTTCTCTGGAGGAAGATGAATTTACAACACAATGGAAAGCAATCGCCACCGAGGAAGAACGGGATAGCTTTTTGAAAGAACACACCAGCATTATGACAGACGCAGGAGAATTGACTCTTTCCGGGCAGTCCTATTATGAGGATCCGATTGGAGAAACAGCGTACAATTCCTATACAAATGTATTGTATGTACTTCCAGACAATATTTGTGAAAAGCTGTTGCCAGTAATAAAAAACCGATATATTACAACAACGGAAAATATCTCCTATGAAAATGCAAGGAAACTGGAAAAACTTTTTACAGAGAAATATCCCGAGCAGGCAGAAACCGGGGCTATTTATGGCGTGCGTTTTAGCACACTGCAAATCAATAGTTCCATAGCAAATAACTTTATTTTACAGACTGCAATGATTTATGGTGCTGTCGTACTGATGGTTATATGTCTTACCGTACTTTCTTTGCAACAACTCTTAGACGCAGGACAATATAAATATCGCTTCTCTGTACTCCGAAAATTGGGGGCGGAAGAAAAGCATATCGGAAAACTTATCTTGCAACAATTAAGTGTTTGGTTTGGGCTTCCAATTATCACAGCAATCATTGTAGCTGCTGTTGTAATAGCTTACTTTATCCAAACCATATCAGCAGAAATTTCAGCCTATATTGGGTTTAGTACATTGATGTTACAAATAGGGGCAACAATGGGGATTTTGGTAATTTTATTGATTTGTTACTTCATAAGTACATGGATTATTTTT